The Maniola jurtina chromosome 1, ilManJurt1.1, whole genome shotgun sequence genome has a window encoding:
- the LOC123881176 gene encoding kinesin-associated protein 3, producing the protein MSPVESVPVAVLGHVDDYVELLYDDIPEKIKGSALILQLARNPDNLIELARNEALLSALSRVLREEWKRSIELSTNIVYTFFCFSTYVEFHSVIIQYKIGSLCMDVIDYELKRYDQWKEKVEGKKPVLTPDKNELPKSRIPEPKRRPKSGTWAVADVNIQKTRSVVSSYHEDLCNASDEFLSKNDEEQMKRKLKTLSKRQEQLLRVAFYMLLNIADNVKVEEKMHKKDVVGLLIGAMERHSNIDLLILIVSFLQKLSIFVENKNAMATKGIIEKLAPLLDSPNADLINVTLKLLFNLTFDTKLRNKMVKVNLLPKLIQFTSDDKHINLAMKILYHLSLDDRVKVMFTQSDCVKLLTDMLLLNVNSEVSCEGGPGTTDVLLALCVNLAWSERAAQQMAAEGRLRELLARAFRHRNAMLMKLVRNLSHHVQNKPLFVEFVGDIADAVTGGNAPEEFVIECMGTLSNILTVNNNIDIFAVAERYSLVACVLRLLDGDAELALEAAVAAGALAADERAAAALAARAGGALVAALRRRQADDEHVLQTVFAFRQLLSHPRAAHCLVTRTEAPAYLIDLMQDKNAEIRKMCDSCLDIISQMQNDWAARIKVERFRCHNGQWLSVVETLGAEGGAGDAPDDLPPYLSAAYLTTHRLTTTSSDSQISLNDDSDSFSGEVDFNRANSRNTQDGQSDELLGLSDSLSGKTSEDETLFTKSLNVFA; encoded by the exons ATGAGCCCTGTTGAAAGTGTGCCTGTCGCTGTGTTAGGTCATGTCGACGACTATGTTGAACTACTTTACGATGACATTCCTGAAAAAATCAAAGGGTCCGCGCTTATTTTGCAACTTGCACGAAATCCAGACAATTTAATTGAGCTTGCAAGAAATG aaGCCCTATTAAGTGCTTTATCGAGAGTTTTGAGAGAGGAATGGAAAAGAAGTATTGAGCTAAGTACCAACATAGTGTATACATTTTTCTGCTTCTCAACATATGTTGAGTTTCACTCAGTTATAATTCAGTACAAAATTGGCTCTCTATGTATGGATGTTATAGATTATGAGCTGAAAAGATATGATCAGTGGAAGGAAAAAGTTGAAGGCAAAAAACCAGTTCTTACACCAGACAAA AATGAATTACCAAAGAGCCGTATACCAGAACCAAAACGAAGACCAAAATCAGGAACATGGGCTGTGGCTGACGTCAACATACAAAAAACTCGCTCTGTAGTTTCTAGTTACCATGAAGACTTGTGCAATGCCTCTGATGAATTTCTGTCAAAAAACGATGAAGAACAAATGAAGAGAAAACTGAAGACTCTGTCAAAAAGACAGGAACAGTTACTCAGAGTTGCTTTTTACATGCTGCTAAACATAGCAGATAACGTTAAAGTGGAAGAAAAGATGCACAAGAAGGATGTGGTCGGCTTACTGATTGGGGCTATGGAAAGACATTCTAACATTGATCTCCTTATACTTATTGTTTCATTTTTGCAAAAGTTATCCATATTTGTTGAAAACAAAAATGCTATGGCTACAAAAGGTATCATTGAGAAACTAGCCCCATTGTTAGACTCTCCCAATGCTGATTTAATAAATGTCACCTTGAAACTCCTGTTTAACTTGACTTTTGACACTAAATTACGCAACAAGATGGTGAAAGTCAATCTACTGCCAAAGCTTATACAGTTCACAA gtgACGATAAACACATCAATTTGGCGATGAAAATTCTTTATCATTTAAGCTTGGATGATCGGGTTAAAGTCATGTTTACTCAATCAGACTGTGTCAAACTA TTAACTGATATGCTACTACTGAATGTGAACAGCGAAGTGAGCTGTGAGGGCGGGCCGGGCACCACGGACGTGCTGCTGGCTCTGTGCGTCAACCTGGCGTGGAGCGAGCGCGCCGCGCAGCAGATGGCGGCCGAGGGCCGACTGCGCGAGCTCCTCGCGAGGGCCTTCCGACACCGCAATGCGATGCTCATGAAACTTGTGCGCAATTTGTCGCATCATGTGCAGAATAAGCCTCTCTTTGTG GAGTTCGTCGGCGACATCGCGGACGCCGTGACCGGCGGCAACGCACCGGAAGAGTTCGTGATCGAGTGCATGGGGACTCTGAGCAACATACTGACCGTGAACAACAACATCGACATATTCGCCGTGGCGGAGCGCTACTCGCTCGTGGCGTGCGTGCTGCGCCTGCTGGACGGCGACGCGGAGCTGGCGCTGGaggcggcggtggcggcgggCGCGCTGGCGGCGGACGAGCGCGCGGCCGCCGCACTGGCGGCGCGCGCGGGTGGCGCGCTGGTGGCCGCGCTGCGCCGCCGCCAGGCCGACGACGAGCACGTGCTGCAGACCGTGTTCGCTTTCCGGCAGCTGCTGTCGCACCCGCGCGCCGCGCACTGCCTCGTCACCCGAACCG AGGCTCCAGCTTACTTGATCGATCTAATGCAAGACAAGAATGCTGAAATACGAAAGATGTGCGATTCTTGTCTCGACATTATTTCTCAAATGCAAAACGATTGGGCGGCAAGAATTAAG GTGGAGCGGTTCCGGTGCCACAACGGGCAGTGGCTGTCGGTGGTGGAGACGCTGGGCGCGGAGGGCGGCGCGGGCGACGCGCCCGACGACCTGCCGCCCTACCTGTCCGCCGCCTACCTCACCACGCACCGCCTCACCACCACCAGCTCCG ATTCGCAGATTTCTCTGAACGACGATTCAGACAGCTTCTCTGGAGAAGTTGACTTCAATCGTGCAAATAGCAG GAATACTCAAGATGGACAAAGTGACGAGCTCTTGGGGCTTTCAGACTCGTTATCAGGGAAAACGTCAGAAGATGAAACACTTTTTACAAAGAGCCTTAATGTATTCGCTTAG